In bacterium, one genomic interval encodes:
- a CDS encoding DegT/DnrJ/EryC1/StrS family aminotransferase: MGIPFLDLKRGYAELKDDLDLAYRRVMESGNYILGRETESFEKKFANYCGADHCVGVACGLDGLHLILRGYGIGPGDEVIVPSNTYIATWLAVSHAGAVPVPVEPDSKTRNIDPERIEAAITRNTKAIMAVHLYGTPADMAPVMEIAQRRGLRVIEDNAQAQGALYRGRRTGSLGHAAATSFYPGKNLGCYGDGGAVTTNDPELAEKIRVLRNYGSRVKYENEMAGYNSRLDELQAALLSEKLPLLDEWNKRRRKIASLYLKELSNIPSLALPTVPEGCEPVWHLFVVESPRREELQKKLEGKGIGTLIHYPVPPHRSGAYAKMGFGEGSFPVAEKLAGTVLSLPMGPHMTEGEALEVVEGVVLALRESEKAL; the protein is encoded by the coding sequence ATGGGGATTCCCTTTCTCGACCTGAAACGGGGCTACGCGGAGCTTAAGGATGACCTCGACCTCGCGTACCGCAGGGTGATGGAGTCCGGCAATTACATCCTCGGGCGCGAAACGGAGAGCTTCGAGAAGAAATTCGCGAATTACTGCGGAGCCGATCATTGTGTCGGTGTAGCCTGCGGCCTCGACGGACTCCACCTGATACTCCGGGGCTATGGAATCGGCCCCGGCGACGAGGTAATCGTACCCTCCAACACCTATATCGCCACCTGGCTGGCAGTTTCCCACGCCGGAGCGGTTCCCGTTCCCGTCGAGCCCGACTCGAAGACCAGGAACATAGACCCCGAACGTATCGAAGCCGCGATAACCCGGAATACGAAGGCGATAATGGCCGTCCACCTCTACGGAACCCCCGCCGACATGGCGCCAGTGATGGAGATCGCCCAAAGGCGCGGCCTCAGGGTGATAGAGGACAACGCGCAGGCGCAGGGGGCGCTCTACCGGGGCAGGCGCACCGGCTCTCTCGGCCACGCCGCGGCCACCAGCTTCTACCCCGGAAAGAACCTCGGCTGTTATGGCGACGGCGGGGCGGTGACGACAAACGACCCGGAGCTGGCCGAGAAAATCCGGGTGCTCAGGAACTACGGATCGAGGGTGAAGTACGAAAACGAGATGGCGGGGTACAATTCGCGCCTCGACGAGCTTCAGGCAGCCCTCCTGTCCGAAAAACTCCCGCTCCTCGACGAATGGAACAAGAGGCGGAGGAAGATAGCGTCGCTCTACCTGAAGGAGCTTTCAAATATCCCCTCATTGGCGCTTCCTACCGTTCCCGAAGGGTGCGAGCCGGTCTGGCACCTCTTTGTAGTGGAGAGCCCCCGGAGAGAAGAGCTTCAAAAGAAGCTGGAGGGGAAGGGAATCGGGACGCTGATACACTACCCGGTACCGCCGCACCGGAGCGGGGCCTACGCGAAAATGGGTTTCGGGGAAGGAAGTTTCCCTGTGGCGGAAAAGCTGGCCGGAACGGTTCTCAGCCTCCCGATGGGGCCTCACATGACGGAGGGCGAAGCGCTGGAAGTCGTGGAGGGGGTTGTTTTGGCTTTGAGGGAAAGCGAAAAAGCCTTATAA
- a CDS encoding isomerase — MRSVFIHEKAIVEEGAQLGEGTRVWAFAHILPGAVVGAGCNICDHTFIENDVRVGDRVTVKSGVFIWDGVRIGDDVFIGPNVTFTNEKYPGRQNRPEKYVETVVEAQASVGANATILPGLTIGRKAMVGAGAVVTRNVPPYAIVVGSPACIVGWVDKEEETCEPEDQLSVMKMRPRVVQNELKTVNDKRGALVELDFEQGLPFVPKRLFYIFGVPSGVGRGGHAHKECHQFLVCLKGSVTLHTDDGSTRREYVLDKPNTGLYLPPPTWGRLTNFSADAVLMVLASHPYDAGDYIRDQLEFLEYVKAF, encoded by the coding sequence ATGCGAAGCGTCTTCATACACGAAAAGGCGATTGTGGAGGAGGGAGCGCAACTGGGCGAGGGAACGAGGGTCTGGGCTTTCGCCCACATCCTTCCCGGCGCGGTCGTCGGCGCCGGCTGCAACATCTGCGACCACACCTTCATCGAAAACGACGTGAGGGTGGGAGACAGGGTGACGGTCAAGAGCGGGGTCTTCATCTGGGACGGGGTCCGCATAGGGGACGACGTTTTTATCGGGCCGAACGTCACCTTCACCAACGAAAAATACCCCGGAAGACAAAATCGCCCTGAAAAGTACGTCGAAACCGTCGTCGAGGCCCAGGCCTCTGTGGGCGCGAACGCCACCATCCTCCCCGGCCTCACGATCGGAAGAAAGGCGATGGTCGGCGCGGGCGCGGTGGTCACCCGCAACGTGCCTCCCTACGCCATAGTCGTGGGCAGCCCCGCCTGCATCGTCGGCTGGGTGGACAAAGAAGAGGAGACCTGCGAGCCCGAAGACCAGCTTTCGGTTATGAAGATGCGCCCCAGAGTGGTGCAAAATGAGCTTAAAACCGTAAACGACAAGCGGGGCGCTCTGGTCGAGCTGGATTTCGAGCAGGGACTGCCCTTCGTTCCCAAGCGACTTTTTTACATCTTCGGCGTGCCCTCCGGCGTCGGCAGGGGAGGCCACGCCCACAAGGAATGCCACCAGTTCCTTGTCTGCCTCAAGGGGTCGGTCACCCTTCACACCGACGACGGCTCGACGCGAAGGGAATACGTGCTCGACAAGCCCAACACGGGCCTCTACCTTCCTCCGCCGACCTGGGGGAGGCTGACGAACTTCTCCGCCGACGCTGTCCTCATGGTGCTGGCCTCCCACCCTTACGACGCGGGCGACTACATCCGGGACCAGCTCGAGTTTCTGGAATACGTCAAGGCGTTTTGA
- the rfbB gene encoding dTDP-glucose 4,6-dehydratase, whose translation MKNILVTGGAGFIGSNFVRLVLERRPEARVVNLDLLTYAGNPENLAGLENTGRYEFVRGDICDGGLALELMQTRKIDTLINFAAESHVDRSILSGSDFVRTNTLGAQTLLEAASKAGQVRFVQVSTDEVYGSLGERGRFTEESPLAPNSPYSASKAAADLLCRAYGRTFGVPVIITRCSNNYGPFQFPEKLIPLMIIKALGGEKLPVYGDGMHVRDWIHVEDHCAGLLLAAERGIPGEAYNMGGEAETTNVVIVKSILKLLGKPETLISYVKDRPGHDRRYAIDSGKAKRELGFVPIKDFETGLRETVQWYLANERWWRRVMSREYMDYCERNYSGRLER comes from the coding sequence ATGAAAAATATCCTCGTGACGGGCGGCGCGGGGTTCATCGGCTCCAACTTTGTCCGTCTGGTCCTCGAAAGACGCCCCGAAGCGAGGGTGGTGAACCTCGATCTGCTCACCTACGCCGGAAACCCCGAAAACCTCGCGGGTCTTGAAAACACCGGAAGGTACGAGTTCGTCAGGGGAGACATCTGCGACGGGGGGCTCGCCCTTGAGCTTATGCAAACGCGCAAGATCGACACGCTGATAAATTTTGCCGCCGAGAGCCACGTGGACCGCTCCATCCTCTCCGGCTCCGATTTCGTCAGGACCAATACCCTCGGCGCGCAGACCCTTCTGGAGGCCGCCTCGAAGGCGGGCCAGGTCAGATTCGTGCAGGTCTCCACCGACGAGGTTTACGGCTCGCTGGGGGAGCGAGGGCGCTTCACCGAGGAGTCCCCTCTCGCCCCGAACAGCCCCTACTCCGCCTCCAAGGCGGCCGCCGACCTCCTTTGCAGGGCTTACGGCCGGACCTTCGGCGTTCCGGTGATAATAACCCGCTGCTCGAACAACTACGGCCCCTTCCAGTTTCCGGAAAAGCTTATACCCTTGATGATAATAAAAGCCCTTGGCGGCGAGAAACTTCCCGTCTACGGCGACGGTATGCACGTCCGCGACTGGATACACGTAGAGGACCACTGCGCAGGGCTGCTTCTAGCCGCCGAGAGGGGAATCCCCGGCGAGGCCTACAATATGGGGGGCGAAGCGGAAACGACGAACGTCGTTATCGTAAAGAGCATACTGAAACTCCTCGGAAAGCCCGAGACGCTTATCAGCTACGTAAAGGACCGCCCCGGCCATGACCGGCGCTACGCCATCGACTCCGGGAAAGCCAAAAGGGAATTGGGGTTCGTGCCGATAAAGGACTTTGAAACCGGCCTTCGCGAGACGGTTCAGTGGTATCTTGCGAACGAAAGGTGGTGGCGGCGCGTCATGAGCCGCGAATACATGGACTACTGCGAGAGAAATTACTCGGGAAGACTCGAAAGGTAA
- the rfbA gene encoding glucose-1-phosphate thymidylyltransferase, protein MRKGIILAGGAGTRLYPLTLTASKQLQRVFDKPMIYYPLTTLMFAGIRDICVISTPEDLPRFEALMGDGKRWGITLCYREQPEPKGIAEAFLIAEDFIAGEPVTLILGDNIFYGSYEFDKIFPFFEEGAHIFAYRVKDHRRYGIVEFDGEGNVVSIEEKPDEPKSSWAVPGLYLYGPEVVEICRNLLPGVRGELEITDVNKEYLKRGRLRASIMGRGTAWLDTGTATSLHEASTFVQIIESRQGLKIGCPEELALRKGFIGFEEYAALVATLPDCEYADYLREIQREFKDRKKLWPPTR, encoded by the coding sequence ATGCGAAAGGGAATAATCCTCGCCGGGGGAGCGGGGACGAGGCTGTATCCGCTGACGCTGACCGCAAGCAAGCAGTTGCAGCGCGTCTTCGACAAGCCGATGATCTACTACCCGCTGACCACCCTCATGTTCGCGGGAATAAGGGATATCTGCGTCATCTCCACCCCGGAGGACCTGCCGCGCTTCGAGGCGCTTATGGGAGACGGCAAGAGGTGGGGGATAACCCTTTGCTACAGGGAGCAGCCGGAGCCGAAGGGGATTGCGGAGGCTTTCCTTATCGCCGAGGACTTTATCGCGGGCGAGCCCGTTACCCTCATCCTGGGCGACAACATCTTTTACGGCAGTTACGAGTTCGACAAAATATTCCCCTTTTTCGAGGAGGGGGCGCATATCTTCGCCTACCGCGTCAAGGATCACCGGCGCTACGGCATCGTCGAATTCGACGGCGAGGGCAATGTCGTCTCCATCGAGGAAAAGCCCGACGAGCCGAAAAGTTCCTGGGCTGTGCCCGGCCTTTACCTCTACGGCCCCGAAGTCGTTGAAATCTGCCGGAACCTTCTGCCGGGTGTCCGCGGCGAGCTTGAGATAACCGACGTCAACAAAGAGTATCTGAAAAGGGGGCGGCTCAGGGCTTCGATAATGGGCAGGGGCACCGCCTGGCTCGACACCGGGACGGCCACCAGCCTCCACGAGGCCAGCACCTTCGTCCAGATAATCGAATCCAGACAAGGGCTGAAGATCGGCTGCCCGGAAGAACTGGCGCTTCGCAAGGGATTCATCGGCTTCGAGGAGTACGCCGCTCTCGTGGCGACCTTGCCGGACTGCGAGTACGCAGACTATCTCAGGGAAATCCAGAGGGAATTCAAGGACAGGAAGAAACTTTGGCCCCCCACGAGATGA
- a CDS encoding glycosyltransferase family 2 protein, producing MARPITATIITLNEEQNVEAVVASALRVCDEVIVVDSCSTDRTVELAEKAGARVLVQPYLGDGPQKNYGVPFAKNDWIFSIDADERFEDEAVAAIMALDLEKAPFDSYAVRRKTFIGDKWIKTWYPDYVTRLYDRRKCAYTNVIGHASVVGGRNKKLRADLLHYSYADLRDLIKRIDKFAARGAKQLLEKGGMIGVFAPVAHGFGRFFKQLVLRRGYVDGFYGLTVAVVSGFGAYMKYALALEQQRSTKNR from the coding sequence ATGGCAAGGCCGATAACCGCGACGATTATCACCCTGAACGAAGAGCAAAACGTAGAGGCCGTCGTGGCTTCGGCGCTACGGGTCTGCGACGAGGTTATCGTCGTCGATTCCTGCTCGACCGACCGCACCGTAGAGCTTGCGGAAAAAGCGGGGGCCAGGGTGCTGGTTCAGCCCTACCTCGGCGACGGCCCCCAGAAGAATTACGGCGTTCCCTTCGCCAAAAACGACTGGATCTTCAGCATCGACGCCGACGAGCGCTTCGAGGACGAGGCGGTTGCCGCAATCATGGCCCTCGACCTCGAAAAAGCCCCCTTCGATTCCTACGCCGTGAGAAGAAAGACCTTTATCGGCGACAAGTGGATAAAGACCTGGTACCCCGACTACGTGACCCGCCTCTACGACAGGAGAAAGTGCGCCTACACCAACGTAATCGGCCACGCCTCGGTGGTCGGCGGAAGGAACAAAAAACTCAGGGCGGACCTGCTGCACTACTCCTACGCCGACCTTCGCGACCTCATAAAGAGAATCGACAAATTCGCGGCGAGGGGGGCGAAGCAGCTGCTGGAGAAGGGCGGGATGATAGGCGTTTTCGCCCCGGTGGCCCACGGCTTCGGGCGGTTCTTCAAGCAGCTCGTCCTTCGCAGGGGTTACGTTGACGGCTTTTACGGCCTTACCGTCGCGGTGGTCTCGGGCTTCGGAGCCTACATGAAATACGCGCTGGCCCTGGAACAGCAGAGAAGTACAAAGAATCGCTGA
- a CDS encoding Trm112 family protein, with product MALKKELLEIIVCPRCKGALIYREELDALDCPECSLRYPVEEGIPVLIADKAKPIEGD from the coding sequence ATGGCGTTAAAAAAAGAACTTCTCGAAATAATTGTCTGCCCCAGATGCAAGGGAGCCCTCATCTACCGCGAGGAACTTGACGCGCTCGATTGCCCCGAGTGCTCACTTCGCTACCCGGTCGAAGAGGGGATACCCGTCCTCATCGCCGACAAGGCAAAGCCGATCGAAGGCGACTGA
- a CDS encoding HAD family hydrolase, translating into MGSPAVQGPQEDGPVRNAVFLDRDGTINREVNYLSTAGKLKVFKSSVEGLRLLKEEGYLLVVITNQSGVARGMFDEKTVDTLNAELNRRVGFLIDAFVCCTHHPDFTGTCDCRKPSPGMLLSAAKTHGIDLKRSWMVGDKVSDIEAGVRAGCKTALVLTGYGRKEREKLAAKKIIPDIIAGNLASFARKVKMGWPGTT; encoded by the coding sequence CTGGGTTCACCGGCGGTTCAGGGTCCCCAAGAGGATGGCCCGGTGAGAAATGCTGTCTTTCTTGACCGCGACGGCACGATAAACAGGGAGGTCAACTACCTTTCGACGGCCGGCAAGCTGAAGGTCTTCAAAAGTTCCGTCGAGGGGCTTCGCCTGCTCAAGGAGGAGGGATACCTCCTCGTCGTAATAACCAACCAGTCCGGCGTGGCGAGGGGAATGTTCGACGAAAAGACGGTCGATACGCTTAACGCCGAACTGAACCGCAGGGTCGGCTTTCTTATCGACGCTTTCGTCTGCTGCACTCACCACCCTGATTTCACCGGAACCTGCGACTGCCGCAAGCCTTCTCCCGGAATGCTCCTTTCCGCCGCTAAAACCCACGGTATCGACCTTAAACGGTCCTGGATGGTGGGCGACAAGGTTTCCGACATAGAGGCGGGGGTCAGGGCGGGGTGTAAAACCGCCCTCGTCCTCACCGGCTACGGGCGCAAAGAGCGCGAAAAACTCGCGGCAAAGAAAATAATTCCCGACATTATCGCCGGAAACCTTGCCTCTTTCGCCCGCAAGGTTAAAATGGGCTGGCCGGGGACAACGTAA
- a CDS encoding deoxyguanosinetriphosphate triphosphohydrolase, with translation MRGEREDLAPYAARSAESRGREHGEELKDGRPAFERDRDRVIHSAAFRRLEYKTQVFVNHEGDYYRTRLTHSLEVAQIARGLARRLGLNEELTEALALAHDLGHTPFGHTGEEVLNRLMAENGGFEHNLQGLRVVTLLEKRHPSFPGLNLTFEVREGIVKHSSSWDKPDFISLTQYEPSLQPTLEAQLIDLADEIAYNNHDIDDGLEAGYVSLGELMEIRLWRETWEEVLARMTGIAGREAVSQTISRLIGTMMQDLVEETERALSGSGVKDLDDVRNCGARLVRRSPAMEEKNRELKKFLMEKLYRHPKVETMRFKAERFLTDLFNAYAQNPGLLHLSLRERAKEEGLFRVVCDAVASMTDRQCIDEYRRLFDPYQKV, from the coding sequence ATGAGGGGCGAACGGGAAGATCTGGCGCCGTACGCGGCCAGAAGCGCCGAAAGCCGGGGAAGGGAGCACGGCGAGGAACTCAAGGACGGCCGCCCCGCTTTCGAGCGGGACCGCGACCGGGTAATCCATTCGGCGGCTTTTCGCAGGCTCGAGTACAAGACGCAGGTCTTCGTCAACCACGAGGGAGACTACTACCGTACGCGCCTCACCCACAGCCTGGAGGTCGCCCAGATAGCCCGCGGGCTCGCCAGAAGGCTGGGCCTCAACGAGGAGCTGACCGAGGCGCTTGCGCTCGCCCACGATCTCGGCCATACCCCTTTCGGACATACCGGCGAAGAGGTTCTTAACCGCCTCATGGCCGAAAACGGCGGCTTCGAGCACAACCTCCAGGGGCTTCGGGTCGTCACCCTGCTGGAAAAGAGACACCCCTCCTTTCCTGGCCTGAATCTCACCTTCGAGGTCCGCGAGGGGATAGTCAAGCACTCATCGAGCTGGGACAAGCCCGACTTCATCTCGCTAACGCAGTACGAGCCTTCCCTTCAGCCGACCCTCGAAGCCCAGCTTATCGACCTCGCCGACGAGATAGCGTACAATAACCACGACATAGACGACGGCCTCGAAGCGGGCTACGTCTCCCTCGGCGAACTCATGGAGATAAGACTCTGGAGGGAAACTTGGGAAGAGGTTTTGGCGAGGATGACGGGGATAGCCGGGCGCGAGGCGGTTAGCCAGACTATAAGCCGCCTCATCGGGACGATGATGCAAGACCTCGTGGAGGAGACCGAAAGGGCCCTCTCCGGCTCCGGGGTAAAAGACCTTGATGACGTAAGGAATTGCGGAGCGAGGCTGGTCAGGAGGTCTCCCGCGATGGAAGAGAAGAACCGCGAGCTTAAAAAATTCCTGATGGAAAAACTTTACCGCCACCCCAAGGTCGAGACGATGCGTTTCAAGGCGGAGCGCTTTTTGACCGACCTCTTTAACGCCTACGCCCAAAATCCCGGGCTTTTGCACCTTTCGCTCCGCGAGAGGGCGAAGGAAGAGGGGCTTTTCCGGGTGGTGTGCGACGCCGTGGCTTCCATGACCGACCGCCAGTGCATCGACGAGTACAGAAGACTCTTCGATCCCTACCAAAAAGTCTGA
- the lexA gene encoding transcriptional repressor LexA, which translates to METKRITPKQKNLLDYIGEFMARRGYAPSQREIADRFGFKSLGTVQNYLVRLERQGLLKRPWNAKRAIEPVGFEQAALELPLLGFVAAGRPIEAISNPDSVEVPPTMIGAGENFVLRVKGDSMVGDGIMDGDLVVVARKSDAANGKTVVALVDGEATVKHYYKLGQKIELRSANPFVPTIEVGPERDFRIEGIVIGVIRHCR; encoded by the coding sequence ATGGAAACGAAACGGATAACCCCGAAACAGAAAAACCTCCTCGACTACATCGGTGAGTTCATGGCGAGGCGCGGCTACGCTCCCTCGCAGCGGGAGATCGCCGACAGGTTCGGCTTCAAGTCGCTCGGCACCGTACAGAATTACCTCGTGAGGCTCGAACGGCAGGGGCTTTTAAAGCGCCCCTGGAACGCGAAGAGGGCGATCGAGCCGGTGGGGTTCGAGCAGGCGGCGCTGGAATTGCCGCTGCTCGGTTTCGTCGCGGCCGGAAGGCCCATCGAAGCCATATCTAATCCCGACTCGGTCGAGGTTCCGCCTACGATGATCGGAGCGGGAGAGAATTTCGTCCTCCGGGTAAAGGGCGACTCGATGGTAGGCGACGGGATAATGGACGGCGATCTCGTCGTCGTCGCCCGAAAGAGCGACGCGGCAAATGGTAAGACGGTCGTCGCTCTCGTGGACGGCGAGGCGACGGTCAAACATTACTACAAGCTGGGCCAGAAGATTGAGCTTCGCTCCGCTAACCCCTTCGTACCCACCATCGAAGTCGGCCCCGAGAGGGACTTTAGGATAGAGGGAATCGTCATAGGCGTTATCAGGCACTGCCGCTGA
- a CDS encoding AI-2E family transporter, protein MEQNCCNEEEKEPQRELHLYIHLILAASLYLAFLILRSLLHPIIFAAVLASLCSPLMAFFERRFNGRRNIAAFFVVFSAALAILGPLILLLGVLVAEGVSSLARVQEWLQSGGLEVWLHHPRLAGLIELAKERLPFTADLDVNEQLLALSRKGGEALLSRGADMAANIVSATVQFFILLFVMFYFVRDGKEIIRSIKSLTPLEETQDDRIILRIRDMSRSVFVGSFLTAVVQGIVGGIGLSLVGIPGLFWGAIMGVVSLIPFVGTALVWIPAVLYLFIAGSTGSAIFLLAWSVLLVGSIDNFIRPYLIRGGGGLSPFYVFLAVIGGLEYFGLPGILYGPLILSFTAAILHLYKEEFPTVPHTIP, encoded by the coding sequence ATGGAGCAAAATTGCTGTAACGAAGAGGAGAAAGAGCCGCAAAGGGAGCTTCACCTCTATATCCATCTGATTCTCGCGGCGTCCCTTTACCTGGCCTTCCTTATTCTCCGCTCACTCCTCCATCCGATTATCTTCGCCGCCGTTCTGGCCTCTCTCTGTTCGCCGCTGATGGCGTTTTTTGAGCGGAGGTTCAACGGAAGGCGGAATATAGCGGCGTTTTTCGTCGTCTTTTCGGCGGCCCTTGCGATACTCGGGCCGCTCATCCTCCTTCTGGGGGTGCTGGTGGCCGAGGGGGTGAGTTCGCTCGCCCGCGTTCAGGAATGGCTCCAGTCCGGCGGGCTGGAGGTGTGGCTCCACCATCCGAGGCTGGCGGGATTAATCGAACTCGCCAAAGAGAGGCTGCCCTTTACCGCCGATCTCGACGTAAACGAGCAGCTTCTTGCCTTGAGCAGGAAGGGGGGCGAGGCGCTTCTCAGCCGCGGGGCGGACATGGCCGCCAATATCGTAAGCGCCACAGTCCAGTTTTTCATCCTCCTCTTCGTGATGTTTTATTTCGTGCGCGACGGGAAGGAGATAATAAGGTCGATAAAGTCTCTCACGCCCCTTGAGGAGACTCAGGACGACAGGATAATCCTTCGTATCCGGGATATGTCCAGATCGGTCTTCGTGGGGAGCTTTCTCACCGCGGTGGTTCAGGGAATCGTGGGAGGGATAGGTCTTTCCCTGGTGGGCATACCCGGCCTCTTCTGGGGGGCGATAATGGGTGTGGTATCCCTTATACCCTTCGTGGGTACGGCCCTCGTCTGGATACCGGCGGTCCTCTACCTCTTTATCGCGGGCAGCACCGGAAGCGCGATCTTTTTGCTGGCCTGGAGCGTCCTTCTCGTCGGCTCGATAGACAATTTCATAAGACCCTACCTGATTCGCGGAGGCGGCGGGCTCTCGCCCTTCTACGTCTTCCTCGCGGTGATAGGCGGCTTAGAGTACTTCGGCCTGCCGGGAATCCTTTACGGCCCCCTCATCCTCAGCTTCACCGCCGCTATCCTTCATCTGTACAAGGAAGAGTTCCCGACGGTGCCTCACACGATTCCGTAA
- a CDS encoding tetratricopeptide repeat protein: MTFKKYPAAIFAALLAALVLAVYWRTSGFGFISLDDPMNVSKNPLVTGGLTLDSVKAAFSSTTISLAWISYMADVEISGMDPGGFHRTNVLLYLFSAVLLFLFFRSATGSVWKSFFAVALWAMHPMRVESVAWISERKDVLSGLFFILSLWSYLLYTRTRKPGWYGALLLCGILGVLAKPILVVLPVALLLFDFWPLGRFPQGGENRAEKLRGLKSLLLEKAPLFALSFIFVANTLYAHADSDAKAGYERNFFYGFSNAAASYWKYLVRTFFPGDLMLSYDTPASAPGLIAVIISLAALVVASVAAYRLRRKVPEITFGWFWFLLILFPNSGIVPTGMQSFADRYTFLPHLGVAIALVWGTARLAGRTGFGEKGLIPPGVAAVTVLAILSGTFTGYWKNSLTYFGRIDEIYGGKNAVALGHLADASMDENNPAKFLAYVDRLEKLDSFYYPNYKRNKAIALYKLGRYDEALEFLRQELKANPQSREISDLIQNITVVKTGKQNR, encoded by the coding sequence ATGACCTTTAAAAAGTATCCGGCGGCGATCTTCGCGGCCCTGCTGGCGGCTCTGGTGCTGGCGGTTTACTGGCGCACAAGCGGCTTTGGCTTCATCTCTCTGGACGATCCCATGAACGTGTCCAAAAATCCCCTGGTAACAGGCGGACTTACGCTTGACAGCGTGAAGGCGGCGTTTTCCTCAACAACTATTTCTCTTGCCTGGATTTCGTACATGGCGGACGTGGAGATATCCGGCATGGACCCCGGAGGCTTTCACCGGACCAACGTCCTTCTCTATCTGTTCAGCGCGGTTTTGCTCTTTCTCTTCTTCCGTTCGGCCACGGGCTCGGTCTGGAAGAGCTTTTTCGCCGTGGCGCTCTGGGCGATGCACCCGATGCGGGTAGAATCGGTCGCGTGGATTTCCGAGCGAAAGGATGTTCTCTCCGGACTGTTTTTTATCCTCTCTCTCTGGTCTTACCTTCTCTATACGCGCACAAGAAAGCCCGGCTGGTACGGGGCGCTGCTTTTGTGCGGAATATTGGGGGTTTTGGCGAAGCCGATTCTGGTCGTTCTTCCCGTAGCGCTCCTCCTTTTTGACTTCTGGCCGCTTGGCCGCTTCCCGCAGGGAGGCGAAAACCGCGCTGAGAAGTTGCGAGGGCTTAAAAGCCTTCTGCTGGAGAAGGCCCCGCTGTTCGCCCTCTCTTTCATTTTCGTCGCAAACACCCTCTACGCTCATGCGGACAGCGATGCGAAGGCCGGATATGAAAGAAACTTTTTTTACGGATTTTCCAATGCGGCGGCCTCGTACTGGAAGTACCTCGTAAGAACCTTCTTTCCCGGCGATCTGATGCTCTCCTACGACACCCCGGCATCGGCCCCGGGTCTGATTGCGGTAATAATTTCACTGGCGGCGCTGGTTGTTGCAAGCGTCGCGGCTTACAGGCTGCGACGGAAAGTTCCTGAAATAACCTTCGGCTGGTTCTGGTTTCTTTTGATTCTCTTTCCAAACAGTGGAATAGTGCCGACGGGGATGCAGTCCTTTGCCGACCGGTACACGTTCTTGCCCCACCTCGGCGTCGCTATCGCCCTTGTGTGGGGAACCGCGCGTCTCGCCGGAAGAACGGGTTTCGGCGAGAAGGGGCTGATCCCCCCCGGAGTCGCCGCCGTAACGGTTCTGGCCATCCTCAGCGGAACCTTCACCGGCTACTGGAAAAATTCCCTTACCTATTTCGGCCGCATAGACGAAATCTACGGGGGCAAAAACGCGGTGGCGTTAGGCCATCTGGCCGACGCCAGCATGGACGAGAACAATCCGGCAAAGTTTCTGGCGTATGTGGACCGGCTGGAGAAACTGGATTCCTTTTACTATCCCAACTACAAAAGAAACAAAGCCATCGCGCTTTACAAACTGGGCAGATACGACGAGGCTCTGGAGTTTCTCCGGCAGGAACTTAAAGCCAACCCCCAAAGCAGGGAGATTTCTGACCTGATACAGAACATTACCGTGGTAAAGACCGGGAAACAAAACAGGTGA